In Festucalex cinctus isolate MCC-2025b chromosome 1, RoL_Fcin_1.0, whole genome shotgun sequence, the sequence AACAGTGTGACAATATGCGAGTGTGCATGTCAATTTAAAATTACACAGTATAACCCAACTAAGATAAATAAACCAAATCCAGAGTTCGCACGAGGTAATCACATAGGCCAGTGTACTAGCAAGTttgttgtttagtttttttgtttttttttttaagtaagagGAAATAAGACTCAAGATGTGAACTCATTATTCGTCATTGCGGTAGAAACATTTTGTCCTTTGAGTGTGTGTCCGTAGTAGTGACTGCTGAGTCACTGTGCGGAACTTGCAACAAGCATCATACATGAGTGTCCAGCAAAAATTACCCTGTTAAAATATCACCCAAGAAGGGCAAATCCCAACAATCTGTTCTGAGTCTTTTTTTCAAGCAGTGGTGTGAAAAGGGTGCTGCTGAAGGGGGTCACAACACAAGTGACCCAACCCCCAAACCCATCATCACCCTCAAAGAAGAAACTCAATATTTAGctatcaaattgttttttttgtttttgtttttttatatatatatatattgggacAGAAAGTCAAAAAGGATTTTGACAATTATGCAATTAGGCTAACGACGTGCTTATGTCTGTTTTCAGATAACAGCGACTTAATAGCATGTATGGTGGTCAGTAAAGACGGCGGCCAGGCTCAAAGGTTCCTCGCTGTAGATGTTTATCAGATGAGTTTGGTCGAACCAGAAACCAAACGCCTTGGATGGGGTGTTGTCAAGTTTGCTGGCCTATTGCAGGTACTGTAATTCTTTGTGTATGTCCTGTCAAAAAGAAGAggtgtgtttttccttcaacggGTttctttgtattcattttatgaCTAGTGAAAcaattaaattgttttatttctcAAATTTTAGCCTGTTGGGGAGTGGCAAGGAAAGCCTGGTGGGCCACGGGGCTAATAAAACGCTGGGGGAAAGCCTGGTTGTACTTCTTTTTAATACTTGAACCCAATTTTTGTGGAATACTTGATGTGGCCCAGACATATCCAAACTCTATCTACAGCGTGCAATGTTTCCACTAAGAATTTTGTCAACAGCAGCACTCGAGAGTGTGTGGGGAATTGTAAGATGTCCGGCGTTAACAAAGTAGTGGTTCACATAGGCCGGAATGCCGATGAACACTTAACCAATGAATAATTGGGTGCATGCTTGCCAAAACAAACGGTAGCTTGTATGCTAAAACATTCGGTTGCACTTTAACAATTTAACAATATGCTCGTGTTATTTTTGTATCAGTCTTCATCCACAAATCCATCAAGGGTCCTCATCTTCTGTATCCAAATTGAACAGCTGAGCAGATTCTCCATCAAACATGCCAGGTTCCCTCTTGTCATCAAACTCTGTCGTTGCCGTGCGGCTGTTTAGCAATGATGTCGGCTTTCGTGAAAGCTCGAACAACAGTGCCAGCAGACACGTCCGTCCAGGTGTCCACAATCCAGTACTTGCACAACTTCCAGTTTGATGAAAGTGTGTTTGCCGTCTCAGTTTATGCCCATGTCCAGAGGTTGGAGACTTGGAGTTCCTTTGTTAATCCTGCCGGAATGCTGACGAACTCCGAGTTTGTTTTCTTGCTTCTTCCACCAATGTGGAATTCTCTTGCGCCTCCATGTACAACAGCGTAACTGATAGTTTGCAGGTTAAATTGTGCCTCGTAAGCATGTGTTTAGTCTTCGTTGATGCCATTTTCCAGATTCCTTGGTCAAAGCGATGTTGTTTTACATAGTGTAAATACCGGCAGTATTTTGTTGTCCATTCCTGCTCGGTCTCGCAGCCGGAGTACGCCTCGTCTCCGAGTATAGCGCCGGCCGCACGTTGCCAACAAGGTGGGGTCCAAACGGGGTAGACGAAATGAATTGCAGGAGACAGGAGGTCACACTGCAATCTGGTCTTTTACTTTAGCTCTCCTTTTATTCACCTACGTTTATTCATTTCATCTCCACATTCGAGTACATATGCCTCAACTCTCTTCGGCCTTCTTCCTCCCTGCATGTGCTATTGTGCACTCCAAATTCACATGTCATACACAGCCATTCACAGTGGCTTGAGgaagcagccaaccaggaacgAGCGTGAATCCCGCCCACCTATCAGAAACACACGTTGGTACAGCAAAATTTGCCCCATTGCTTGGCTGGAAGGACAACGTCTCCGGAGCTCGGTGCACACAAAAGAcgcacattgttttgtttttttgtttgtttgtttttttgctggctCGAAGGAGCGGCGGGTCCGATTTAGGATCACCGTTGCTAAATTAATATAATGAAAACGCTGGCCGGCCATGCATAATTTGAGTTTGAGACCCCTGTTCTAAACCTTTGACCCGTGGCCCCCATCAAGTAGTCCGCGGCCAGGTACTGGTCCATAGGCCATTTGGTACCTGGTTGCACAtatacatttgatttttttttttttttttttaagactttggcAACACTCAAATCACTGAAGCAGTGCGAAGCGAAAGCAGAACGTTTTTATTCCATGTAGTTTTCTCAAGTGCTTTGACCTGTTTTATCGAATACAAAAGTTCGTTACACATAATCCCTTTTCTCCAGCAATACAATTGTGGCCAATGAAAAGGCTGAGTGGCTAGTAATTCTGGGAAATCACTAGTCACAGTGGCtagtgagcaaaaaaaataattactttcAAGCCCAGATTAATAGTGTTAAAAATGTGCGATATAGCGAAATGCAAACAATGAAATCTGATATGTAGTAGGGGAGCGCTGTATTCCAGCttcattacatttttctttgttGGTCTGTATCTTCCACTTGAACTTCTTTCCATCCTTTCTCTTGCCCTCTCATTTTCACCTATTAATGCCCATATTGATATTTTTCTCCCGCCACCAGGACATGCAGGTGTCCGGTGTTGAAGATGACAGCCGAGCTTTAAACATCGTCATTCATAAGCCCAGCTCCAACCCGCATGCCAAACCGCTGCCGATCCTACAGGCCAACTTTATCTTTGCCGACCACATCCGCTGCATCATCGCCAAGCAAAGGCTAGCCAAAGGTCGCATCCAAGCCCGGCGCATGAAAATGCAGAGAATAGCAGGTGAGAATGAAATGAAGTAATTAACTTCACAGTAGGCTTTTTTACAGGAATCGCATGAGGCATAAAGAAAGTGAAAGAACACTTAATCACTTCTATAATCACAGTGCCTTAATCAGGTTTAATCTTTGTTAATGGTGAGATATTTTCGAGTACTGGGTCAAACCTACCTCTTGCCTTTTTCTGTAGCACTTCTGTTTAGTTTAACTTTAGTGCCAAAATTACAGTTATGGAAGCTATATCAAAGACTGTCTTTATCTAAGCCAGTATTACTCAACATCCGTTGCGAGACGTTTTGTTCCAAACCAGTACTTAACCAGTAACAAAAAACAGAGGAATTGTATTAGTCATATCCTCTTCCTTCTTCTGAGCGTGATTTCTAAAATCTTGGAATCTTGGCAGCAGTCTAATCAAGGAGAGTGTTGTTCTTTATACCATGCGACTtactataaaataataaaaccaacCATTAACTATTATAACCTTCACTACCCTTTAACGTCCAAATACCATGCCGTTGTTCATTTATAAGCTACTGAACCCTCTGAAATGGTGTAATGtgtttcattttgttgcaaCACTTTTATATGGAACACATCAACTTACAACATCCAACAATACTGTTATTACACATTGTAACAGTGAAAAGCTTTTCATATGGACCAAAATTTGTATAGTTTTCTTCAATTCTGATGAATTTGTCAGTGGTATTCAAAAGGCATCTAACAGTTTTATTTGAGCTCACTTGACCAATTGGAACCAAATTGATTCGTCATTGTGCTACATTACAGTCGGACTGCCTGATTAATGGATTTTCAGGTTTTATCGATTACTTCAAATTATGTGTCAGATTTCTGTTTTATATGCAAAGTTGAGTTTGAGCAACTTCCGTAGttaactcatccactcccagccattttcactgaagcaacccccttcgctcccggctgttttcctggattttgactgattttgcaaggcccacagaatattgtgttctgttgctattaaaatatagaacctaccaaaagaaagagtctcttctttcattagaaaaagtgTAATGTATTTCTATGTTTCCGTGTTGCAGCAcgtaacattagaatatagctaagtttcatcattgttcacaaatctgtttagaactgtgggtaaAAGAgtcttttgcaacatggccctggttgatctcttatactctgctgccacctgttggccgtttttgtaataacttctCTTCAGTTCGAAGGCTGCACCAAAatgttctgtatgctctagcataaaaaaacaaacaaacataaaaacgtaaaaataagtctttgggagcATAGTCATATCTAAAATAGaacacatttatacgtttttgggagcaaatgagttaatagtgcaTCCCTGCTGACATACACCACTTGCAGTAATTTGTGAACAGAGAGAAGCTAGTTAAATTTCAGTTTTGCAaacttttgatttgatttggttGCTACACTTACTGGTCACCAAGTCTTAAGTTTTATAGCTTAACAACAgttgtttttattgatttgcATGAGCACTTCAGTTGCTGTACCTTTTACATTCTGTCACATCTCATTACGCAGCCCTTTTGGACCTGCCTGTGCAGCCAAGTACGACGGAGGTGCTGGGTTTCGGACAGACAGCCAACGCCTCCCCCAGCGGTCTCCCATTCCGTTTTTATGAGCAGTCAAGACGAGCGCCTAATGACCCCACGGCCAGCAGAGCAGTCTTCGCCTCAGTTGATAAAGTCCCAGGTAAGCTTGTGATGATCAGCTTTGAGTTCATGTCATGCATTGATGTGTTAATGTATATGTGCATCGTGCACAGGCTTTGCGGTGGCTCACTGTGTGTCGCAACACAccccctctcctctctcctccccTTCAACTCCCTCCAGTGGGAGTGGAAGCACAGGGCGATGCGACTCTGTTACGACGAGCACTATTTCAGCTCAGAGCCCCACAGGTACAAAAAGTCATACATATACATTCCTCAGAAATGTCGAGACACACCTAAAGTACACACGGGTAAGCCGAGACGCCTTTAGAGCAGAATTTATGTAGAATTCACACCCATTTGCTCTTCTGTTTAAGATCATTCAATGTTAGTGTCAAGATCAAAGAAAACTAACAATAAAATGCATGCAATTTTTTTAATGGTGATTCATGaagaaaaatattctaaaaGATGCAACAAAATGCCATGACATTCAAGAATGGATAAGAAATAAAGTGATTAACATCTGTCAGTCGGGAaagggtcacagagtcattccaAAAGCTTTCGGACATGATGAGAGCCATTATCCACAAATTTAGAAAGGATGGAACAGTGGTGAATCTTACCAGGTGTGGACAGCTTACACCCTTAAACCCACTCATCCAGGAGGTAACAAAAAAGAACGGCAAGGCCTTCTTCACCTCAGGGCAGTGGTCATGACTCAATGATAAGGATGAGACTAGGCAAATATGACATCCATGTCAGTGTTCCAAGACCAAAAAGATCATAAAGGCTGGtcttgctttttaaaaacacatctgAATGATTCCCAAGACCTTTGGGAGAATATTATATAGACTGATGAGCTGAAAGTTAAACTTTTTGGAAGGTGTGTGCCTCGTTGCATCTGTTGTAAATGTAACACAGTATTTCAGAAAAGAACATACCAACAGTCAAACATGATAGTAGTGCAATGGTCTGGGGCTACTTCGCTCCTTCATGACCTGGACGACTTGCTGGGATTCATGGAACCATGAATTCTGCTCTTTCCCAGAAAAtctggagagagagagactgtttGGCCTTGGGCTCTGCAGCGGGTCAGCAATCCAAAAATCACCAGCAAGTCAACTTTTGTGTGgctttaagtaaaaaataaatacataaataaataaaatttaaaaaaaagataaaattaaaGTGATGGTTTTGGGGCGGTTGGGGTCAGTTTATTTGATGTGGTTTTAGGGTACTTCCTGCTCCAAAAATTGCTTGGGAAGTCAGTAAGTAAACCAAATCTAATAAATGTTATGTAAAGGAGAAAAGGACTGTAAtagtaaaatataaacaaactgtAATTTCTTGGAAGGGTACTGTTTTTGATACAACAGCTCCTCTACATACGCATTGACAGTATGCATGTTTCTGGAGTAAACCACCTCCTCACTGTTTACACTGTGAACACAAATGGACCTTGGACTTGTTTTTTGACTATATATTGCTTGTCTGTACTAGTCTGTACTATGTTATCAATGGAATATATTGCTTaacatacacattaaaaaatggactttaatctgcaaaaaaatattgcatgtaCAAGTCTGTATGGGTGAAgtacaaacacaatataaaacattttaacaaaacaaattgactTAACACTGTATGTCTCAGCCTTTTTAATCTAGTCtttcatacaaatatataaattaaaatacacttCAAAATGGAGCTTTTGTTTGCTGAAAAACAATCTTAGATCCATGATTGACTTCATGAGACGACGGTTTCTTTGCAGATGCACGCAAGCCACACACATTAGTAAGCTAGCCAATAGCCTATAATAGAGACATTAATATTAACACTTGTTTCCCTCATTCCACTCAAAAATGACAGTGACGTGCATCAGCGTTCAGTCTGACCACCTGCAATGTTTCCTAGCTTTGGGGGAAACCTCAGCAACCCTACCTACCAACCAAGTAGTATGACtacaacagaagaaaaaaaacaaaagcagaccagtaataaaaaaaataacctgtTAGTATTGAGTGGTAATGAACCTTTCACATATCCTGATGGAAGTAAGTAACTTACAATTTCACTTGACTAGACACAGTTACACGAGGGAGGTACCACTGCAGAACAGTCAGAATGCTCTGCTTTGTACACAATGTCGCAACAGCGAGGGTGGGAGGCGGAGCGGAGGGTTAAGGTGGATCAAATCATTTTCTAATTAAGTGGGGGGATACtgtattattgttgtttaaatgttacatttaaacTCTATGGTTTATATACTTTATAATTTTCTAGCTTGTTAAAAAGAACACACAATAGtcaaaatatatctatatacaTACTCTAAAATTTGGGGGATTTTCACTTTGGGATAAATATGCGTCCGTGTATAACCTATTTCATAATAAAGTCAAATGAATGTTCTCTCATCAAAGGTCAAAGTACAGGGAAAAAAGACAATATACAAATGGCCAAGTACAGGGGTAACATTGAAATAATTACATGTTATTGTTATGATAATATTAATAAGTTATTTGAATTATTGCTGTTTTTATATTCAtctataagcaaaaaaaaatcaataatgcaCTTATATGAATGCACAGTTTCAGCAgcattttttaacttatttgtTGAAACCTGTGTGCTATTATTTGTCTCAGTGCAAGCTTGAAAGagaaataaagactaaaataatCATCAGTTGAGCCATCATCTCGAATACTgaaatggtctctttttttttcttttttttccccacccaaaGATGATGGCACATTCTTAGAGAACACCCCTCCGTCCTCGTCATGCGGAGAAGGCGAGGGAGGCAGCGGGGACATAACGAGCGCCCCGTCCACCCAAGGCCCGCCGCCGACGCTGGCCCCCAGCCTCACCCCGGCCTCCCAACCCACAATCTCCCTCCTCACCGACAGCAGCGCCGACACCCTGAGCGTGGAATCGCTGACGTTGCTGCCCCCCGCGGACTCGCCGCACCTGCACCCCTGCGCCAATCCCCTCTCTGCGCCCGCCTCCTTTCTCATGAGACTGGATGAGCAGAGTGATGAAGAGAACGAGGAAGCAGGGAAAGGTGAGCAGGAGGCGGAAGTCTCGCAAACCGCGGCAGGTGGGACGTTAAAAGAGGATCCAAGTACAGAGGAGTTAATTCCGACTTGTGACGTGCTAGAGGATCCGCTGGGTGAAGATGAACCAGAGGGTGGCGCCTCCGTGGGGAGAGACTCACCTCAGCCGGTGGAAGAGCAAATAGAAGATGGAGAAAAGCACACGGAAGCACCTGACGCAACCGAACAGGACTAACGACACATTCTCACTGGTGCACTTGAACACATTTCACACTCAACCAGACATGTTGAACCAACCGCCTGGCTTGGCTGCAGGCTGTTTCCATGCTGCAACCTGAAAAGACCATTTCAGCCTTTCCTGTGGAAAAGACTCACACTGACAGAACTGGTGGAAGGCTCAAAGCACATTTGGGTTCATCGGTTTCACCTACATGAGGTTTTAGCACGTGTCAAAGCGTGTAACCAgcagattcttttttttgttttgttttttatgtttgattGACAGGATTGTCACATGCATTACTGCTgatgtgaggcttttttttttaaatctatttttatgTCTTATGTTCACATAGCCACTGACGTTTTGTTATGAACGCATATGCACACTGCTGCACAAGCCTTTTATCTACTATTGTATGTGTACAGATTCAAAGGATTCATTCACCATGGATGTACTGGATGTGTGCTGCATCTGCTTACGTCTTAATTAGCCCATATGTGGACTTCTAACATATCCCACTCAAATTGTCGCTTTTGTATGAAATGTACGAGTAACCTGCAGTCTGTTGCAAAATGGCCCGACCGGTACAAGTGAATTAAAGAGATTCAAAATCagagtagttaaaaaaaataataatgccagGCAACTTCCTGGAACGTGTTTGACAGTTTAagcggttttgttttgttttgtttttttaatgggttGACAGTGCATTACCACTCACATCTGCAAAAGTCATCTTGAGGTTTGGATGCTTCCTTTTCATGCGCTTTATTTGGAAGAACGATAAGATGAAACGCAGCAGCCTGTTTAACATCATGGGAAAGAGCAAGCATGGGGATAATGAATGGCAGCAACTATATGTGGTCTAAACATTCAAGTTGCTCTTTTGTTCAACCTGGTTTCACATGAAGCCGTATTTTGTATTGAATGTATCTGGTTGACTCTGTCACAGAGCTGACTTAAGATCAGTTGAACCAACCAATAAGGATGGCAAGCGTATCTAAGGTTTATCACAAAATTACACATGACCACTAAAATACTTATGCTCATCAGGTGTGATTACAGTGGCTAACAACATCCCCATTATTGAACATCTTGAGTTTTTGCAGAGCAGATCTTTACAACGGCAATAAACAGGAGTTTTTGTGAAGGTCAAAAACGAATGTAACACACACCTATGCCCTTCCTATTGTGGTGTTAACTTGGTGTATTTCCATCttctaaggctttttttgtaaaaacaaaatctttGACTTTTCAGCATCATCTCTCCTCTTCTGTGCCATGATCTGACATTTTCATCCTAAACGCCTCACAGTTGAATTAGTAATTGAGAAATTTAAAGCAATACTTCCTCCACAACCACTCCATTATCTTGCTGCTGTAAATAGCACCAGAATGATCGTGAAGATATGCTtagataaatgacaaaaaaaaagagcatttcaATGGATGCTCTGCAGTCACGTTTGTTCTCCATCTTAAAGATGTGTCGCCTTGACAACATCTACCTGAAAATGCCATGACAAGCTGCCATGATTCAGTATCTGATtgtagtgtgtgcgtgcgctgtACTGTAAATGCTTCTGCCTTTTAAACGTGTAAGTATTGTTAATGACTTTGACACAGAGGAATAAATAAAGAGCTGCAATAAATTATTCTACCGAACAACACTGAGACTGCCTCATGTTTGTAAATGAAAAGGCTGAAAAGTGAATGTATGTCAATGTGCGGACGTCGTGCTTGCTTTCATACGTGTCAAGAGAACCGTGACAAAAGTGTTTCCTAATCATATTGTTCTTCCTGTCTTCAAGGAAGTATGCGTGCACGTGTGAATGAGTTCCGGCCACTCCGATGACATGACGTGTGTGCGCACGTACATCAGTACTACTACACTACCATGGTGTCACCCATGAGACTGAAGTGGAACAGATAAACTAAAAATGTGAACCCATGTCAGACGAGCGTCATTAGATTAACTCACAAAAAGTCTAATAAGTGTTCATATACTATTATCAGTAACTAAGAAAGCCCAAACAATACTGCAGTGCAACGTTTAAACTTGTCGAGTGTCAAGTTCAATGCTGCCAACACAGAACATCTTGTTCCCATCATGCTCAAGGGAAACTGAAATAACCTCTATGGTATTCTATTACGTGCTTGTTTTGGTTCAAGGTGTCCTTTTTCAATCTCTCCGTTTCAAAGACTAAACACACACAACATCTTGCTTCACTTTTAAATCTTAAGGTAATCAGAATCCTGTTTAGTTCATCCATTTTGTGTATCGAACCAGAGACACCCTGGAACAGTCAACGATAGTGACAAATTCAAACGACAATTTAGTTCACAAGCCATGCAATGACTTCAAATTACTTAGTATCATAATCTTGTGATTCAGAGAGAATTACAAGAATGTGATCTCATAAATGAAGATCAACCAAGCAGATAACGTAAGATACGATTGGGAATGTACACAGAATGACTGCAGAAGCGTTATCACAAATGCAGGATGACATTTCTTCCTAATAAAGTCACTGATAATGTAGTGGTACATTTGCCTGCCAATGATGAAGCGTGGGTTCAGCTCCCACTCAATGGTGGTATGAATAGTTgtcttgtctgtctgtcttgtcCGTGGGTGGCTGGTGTCCTATACAGGCTGTAGTCTTGTGTTTTGCTTGATGTCCCCATGACAATGAACAGGATAGGTGGAAAATATGGATGGACACCTTTAAGTCTTGAGGCTACTCACCCTTTTGAAtaagttggcaaaaaaaaatccactaaaACCTAGAGTGAATACATTTGATGCTTACTTGATTTGAAGAAGTCTTGTGAGGGATTTTGGAAAAGGTGTCTTACTTTTCCCAGGACATTTTGCTTGTACTGTGCTCAactgtgtatttattttggcaacactaaatgaatgtatttatttattttttaaataacgtttGTGTGTGCTTCATTGTCGGATGCTGGGTGGTCACTGTGGTTGGCACTTGTGGAAATTATTTTGTCGTGCCACAGACAATATTCCCAGATAAACTTTGCCAAATTGTGCATGGTGGTTTCCTCTGTGGCATTCGTGGTGAGCAGTGAACTGTGCTTTTTATTATGTTTGTCAGTCTCGCTAGTTACACTGATGTCTAGACTTTGCTCTCCATGTTTTGagtaataattaatttggtttaaatcaggggtgtcaaaataatTCAGGGGCCACTTTAACCCAAATTTGATCTCAAGTGGGCTGGATCAGCATGTCTGTGGCCTAATAATCTATAACAACTGgtcaaaattattttctttggtCCAAATAATTGTGTACATTCTGAAAATATGTCCTAACAAAAATGGCCGCTaatttcagaatgtcatttaagtGGTTGTCATTGCCTCGCCAGTTggcaaaattagcaacaacGTTTGAATCCCCATGCTTATCATTATACGTTATACATAAATCTTTTCATCTGGCTTATTGGATTCCATTCAGCCttttacagtaaaaataaaataaaatgcttattCAAAATGAACCTTGACATTTCCCACTCGAGActcaaccccccaaaatttcCCACTTCCTTATTTGATTTCAATCTGACTTCGCCTCCATTCATCAAAATACTGTTGAGTTCACGCTTACTCGTAATGTGTCACAGCTCCTCCTGTTTCTGGTAAGTGTGTAAATGTATGTGTCATTACTACTAAAGTAGCCACTCCCACCTGTCACTTTGCCAGCATATGATTCACTTTGATGATTGTATTGACCCTCCCTGCCCTTTTACAGCTGGTGATTTTATTACCCTACATTTCTCACAcacgacacgcacacacaaagacaaGACAAGGCATGTACTTTCggtttgtttattaaaaaacaatatttagatAAAATAACAGTTTTTGACCAAAAAGAACACAAATATTAGAGTATTGCAGTGGGCTACAGAATGAAATCACGTGGTAGGAGCGCCTGCTTTCAAGCGCACCCTCCACCATGCCTCTTTATTCCAAAAAGTACTGAGGAATCCGCAcagcattgtttttattattattatggtgcTTCCACATCCTCCGTGCTTTAAGTGGTCTTTTTCCGCATCATCATGTCTGAAGTTACGCGtccttttccacataaaacaGTTTGTGTGCGTGAAAGTGGAGTCATTGGAGGATGGTGCAGTGCCACGCATGTTCTCCAGGTGGCAGCCTCCTGATGAGAGTGTTAAAGTCAAACAAATGCATACTAATGTCATCATAACTTGTAAGGGAATTCCAACAGGAATTCTTGGGCGACATTGGTGAGGGGCAGCTCCGAAACTTTCCTCCCTCCGCCGCAGAGTTCCATGATGCGCCTCCTGCAAAGCTCCTGCAGTGTGGCCTCCCATTTCCTGTACGGGACCCTCAGGCTCCTCTTGGGAGACTCGGCGTAATGCTCCAACAGGGCAAAGAGAGAGGGGAAAGTGCGCTCGTTGCCGGCCAGGGAGAATTTCTGCCGCTTGTAGTCGATGCGCACGCTGACCGGCCCGCTCTTGGCGTGATAGGACAGCGTGAAAAAAACGTCCTTCTGCCGGCTGTCCCGGATGAGGTAGCTGCCCGGCGGGGCGTCCTTCAGCATGCGGTGGGCCTCCTCCACTCCCAGAGGACCCCAGTAGAAGCCACTCAGCTCCAGCTGGGCCGCCGTGTCCATGATGATCCGGCAGTCCTCCTTGCAGTTGAACGTGGGGAAGTGGGTCAGGTACTTGCATGGCGCCGACGCAGACTTCTGCTTGGGTTTGGGAACGGCGCGGTGCTGAAGCTGCTCCAACTCGAAAGGTTTGGAGCTCGAGGAGTCTGACAAGTGACGCTTGCCGTCTTCCACGCTGTTGGCTACCATCCTCCAGGAGGACCCAAATCCACTCCCATTTCTGGACCACCACAGTGGCGCCCTGAAAGAGACAACAGGATGTGGTTAGTACAGGAAAACAAACCACATGTCATGGATGCCAATATATTACCAAATTCTCAAAAATTGTACTAATAATTACGTTGTACGCTGTTCCCTTATTttctgctggggttaggttccaaaaaatgccTGCAATGAAATCCCCAAagtagctttatgttttacatttattacataTGGGggcttttcagtttaccttggtaaaattcaactcgcgtgtttttccaccaacaacaatttccagggtaattaaattggGGGCTgcaatgcagtatcggcacctctgccgataccagtatcggtatcggaacaacactaatatatttatatatatatatatatatatatatatatatatagatttatatatatatatatatatatacatatatatatacacatatatatatacacatatatacatacatatatatatatatatacatatatatatatatatatatatacatacatacatacatacatacatatatatatatatacatacatatatatatatatatatatatatatatatatatatatatacatacatacatatatatatatatacatacatacatatatatatatatatatacatacatatacat encodes:
- the socs1a gene encoding suppressor of cytokine signaling 1a, with amino-acid sequence MVANSVEDGKRHLSDSSSSKPFELEQLQHRAVPKPKQKSASAPCKYLTHFPTFNCKEDCRIIMDTAAQLELSGFYWGPLGVEEAHRMLKDAPPGSYLIRDSRQKDVFFTLSYHAKSGPVSVRIDYKRQKFSLAGNERTFPSLFALLEHYAESPKRSLRVPYRKWEATLQELCRRRIMELCGGGRKVSELPLTNVAQEFLLEFPYKL